Proteins from a genomic interval of Paenibacillus lentus:
- the gshAB gene encoding bifunctional glutamate--cysteine ligase GshA/glutathione synthetase GshB, with amino-acid sequence MISEQNLNDEIFKGQYGLEKENVRVDQEGNLALTPHSRVFGNKSENPYIKTDFSESQVEMITPVFKSIEEAYSFLEALQDIVTQELTDEYLWPSSNPPTLPCEEDIPIANMNDPFEDQYRIQLAQKYGRKRQLLSGIHFNFSFDDGFLRKLYVASKSHDEYKMFKDQLYLKVARNTLKYRWLLIFLTGASPVFSKSYIEHCVSLSDHLDTESRFFPNMNSLRNSVCGYRNEKPYYVSFNSIKDYIQDLQNLVQSKDLLSAKEFYSPVRIKSAKGDNQLQSLLENGIDYLELRMFDLNPLYKNGISLQTLKFIHLFLVYMLLKEDEQFNKEEQHQANLDVDTLMIRGIYGKLGDKDYAASMKDKALDLLNTMQEMMNKIIPESQKQVELIEEQKKIIINPDFSFASIVKSEINESNYLQYHLNKAKEYAKHSTETGYKFAGFEDLELSTQLLLKAAVKRGIRFEILDRDENFILLHKEDHKEYVKQATKTSLDSYSTVLIMENKIVTKEVLKRQGIRVPEGTSYHNIEDAILEYEKYKGKQIVIKPKSTNFGLGITIFTNQFTREDFRQAFEMAFEHDKTVLLEDFVMGKEYRFLVMGEEVVGILHRVPANIIGDGKHTIEQLIHEKNKDPLRGKGYKTPLEKIQLGETEKMFLRNQFKNPFDVPEIGETVYLRENSNISTGGDSIDFTDDIDDSYKQIAIKAAKAAGATFCGVDMMIEDTGVGATDQSYSIIEINFNPAIHIHCYPYQGVNRKADDKILDLLFPE; translated from the coding sequence TTGATTAGCGAGCAAAATTTGAATGATGAAATTTTTAAAGGCCAATATGGTTTAGAAAAAGAAAACGTTAGAGTTGACCAAGAAGGTAATCTAGCCTTAACGCCTCATTCTAGGGTATTCGGGAACAAAAGTGAGAATCCTTATATTAAAACTGACTTTTCAGAAAGCCAAGTTGAAATGATAACTCCGGTATTTAAATCTATAGAAGAAGCTTACTCTTTCCTTGAAGCACTTCAAGATATAGTAACACAGGAATTAACCGATGAATATTTATGGCCAAGCAGCAATCCGCCGACACTGCCGTGTGAAGAGGATATTCCTATCGCGAATATGAATGATCCCTTCGAAGATCAATATCGAATTCAATTGGCTCAAAAATATGGCCGAAAAAGACAATTGTTAAGTGGGATTCATTTCAATTTTTCTTTTGATGATGGATTTCTTCGAAAGTTATATGTGGCCTCCAAAAGCCATGATGAATATAAAATGTTTAAAGATCAATTATATCTAAAAGTAGCGAGAAACACGTTGAAATACCGCTGGCTACTCATTTTTCTAACAGGCGCTAGCCCGGTATTTAGTAAGTCCTATATTGAACATTGCGTCTCCTTAAGTGATCATTTAGATACCGAGAGTCGTTTTTTTCCCAATATGAATTCACTTCGAAACAGTGTGTGCGGGTATCGAAATGAAAAACCATACTATGTTTCATTTAACTCCATAAAAGATTATATTCAGGATCTGCAAAACTTGGTTCAATCTAAGGATCTGCTGAGTGCGAAGGAGTTTTATAGCCCCGTTCGAATCAAGTCGGCAAAAGGGGATAATCAACTCCAAAGCCTTCTTGAAAACGGAATAGATTACCTTGAACTTCGCATGTTCGATCTAAATCCACTTTATAAAAATGGGATTAGTCTGCAGACCCTGAAATTCATTCACTTATTCCTGGTATATATGCTTCTTAAAGAGGATGAGCAGTTTAACAAGGAAGAACAACACCAGGCGAATCTCGATGTGGATACCCTAATGATTCGAGGCATTTACGGTAAATTAGGTGATAAAGATTATGCTGCCAGTATGAAAGATAAGGCATTAGACCTTCTTAATACAATGCAAGAAATGATGAATAAAATAATTCCCGAAAGTCAGAAACAAGTCGAATTGATCGAGGAACAAAAGAAAATTATTATCAATCCCGATTTTAGTTTTGCGTCGATCGTAAAGTCAGAAATCAATGAGTCAAATTATTTGCAGTACCATCTAAATAAAGCAAAGGAGTATGCAAAACACAGCACCGAAACAGGGTATAAGTTTGCCGGTTTTGAAGATTTGGAACTGTCGACTCAGTTGTTATTAAAAGCTGCGGTCAAACGTGGAATCCGTTTTGAAATCCTTGATCGCGATGAAAACTTCATTCTCCTACACAAAGAAGACCATAAGGAGTACGTTAAGCAAGCAACCAAGACTTCGTTAGATTCATACAGTACAGTATTGATCATGGAGAATAAAATCGTGACTAAGGAAGTGTTAAAGAGACAGGGTATACGGGTTCCGGAAGGTACTTCATATCATAACATTGAAGATGCAATTCTTGAATATGAGAAGTACAAGGGGAAACAAATTGTAATAAAACCAAAATCGACGAACTTCGGACTGGGCATCACGATTTTCACAAACCAGTTCACTAGAGAAGATTTCCGACAAGCATTTGAAATGGCCTTCGAACATGATAAAACCGTATTACTTGAAGATTTTGTGATGGGGAAGGAGTATCGATTCCTGGTCATGGGAGAGGAAGTCGTTGGTATTCTACATCGGGTACCTGCTAACATAATTGGAGACGGAAAGCATACGATCGAACAACTGATTCACGAGAAGAACAAAGATCCGCTAAGAGGAAAGGGATATAAGACGCCCCTTGAAAAAATTCAGTTAGGAGAAACTGAGAAAATGTTCTTACGGAATCAATTTAAGAATCCTTTTGATGTTCCAGAAATAGGGGAGACGGTTTACTTAAGAGAGAACTCCAATATTAGTACCGGCGGAGACAGCATTGATTTTACAGATGATATTGATGATAGCTATAAACAGATTGCTATTAAAGCCGCAAAAGCTGCCGGTGCCACATTTTGTGGCGTAGACATGATGATTGAAGATACTGGCGTAGGCGCAACGGACCAAAGCTACAGCATTATTGAAATAAATTTTAACCCGGCAATTCATATTCATTGCTATCCATACCAAGGGGTTAATCGAAAAGCAGATGATAAAATACTCGATTTGCTTTTTCCAGAATAA